AGGCTAGCTTCTCTTCGGATGACCGCACAATCTGGACGGAATTTGAGAAGTTCCTGAATTTGAGTTTCCTGAAAGAGAGTGATCagtcttttctgcttcttttgtaGGATCCTTCCAACCAAAAATGTGGCggcaggaagaagacagtgtCCTTCAGCAGCATGCCTTCGGAGAAGAAGATCAGCAGCGCCAGCGACTGCATCAGCTTCATGCAGGCTGGCTGCGAGCTGAAGAAAGTGCGGCCCAACTCTCGCATCTACAACCGGTTCTTCACCCTGGACGTCGACCTCCAGGCGCTACGCTGGGAACCCTCCAAGAAAGACCTTGAGAAAGCCAAGCTGGATATTTCTGCCATCAAGGAGATCAGGCTGGGGAAGAACACAGAGACCTTCAGAAACAACGGCCTTGCGGACCAGATCTGTGAAGACTGCGCCTTCTCCATCCTCCACGGGGAAAACTACGAGCCTCTGGACCTGGTTGCCAATTCGGCGGATGTGGCAAACATCTGGGTGTCAGGGTTACGGTACCTGGTCTCGCGCAGTAAACAGCCGCTTGATTTTATGGAAGGTAACCAGAACACACCGCGGTTCATGTGGCTGAAAACCGTGTTTGAAGCCGCAGATGTCGACGGGAACGGGATAATGTTGGAAGACACTTCCGTGGAGCTCATAAAACAACTCAACCCTACACTGAAGGAGTCTAAGATCAGGCTGAAGTTCAAAGAAATCCAGAAGAGCAAGGAAAAACTGACCACCCGGGTTACTGAGGAGGAATTTTGCGAAGCTTTTTGTGAACTGTGCACCAGGCCGGAAGTGTATTTCTTACTGGTGCAGATATCCAAGAACAAAGAGTATCTGGATGCGGATGACCTCATGCTCTTTTTAGAAGCCGAGCAAGGGGTCCCCCACATCACTGAGGATATGTGCTTGGACATCATTAGGAGATACGAGCTTTCGGAAGAGGGACGCCAGAAAGGGTTTCTTGCAATCGATGGCTTTACCCAGTATTTATTATCTCCAGAATGTGACATCTTTGATCCAGAACAAAAGAAGGTCGCCCAAGATATGACCCAACCCATATCTCACTACTACATCAATGCCTCTCACAACACCTACCTGATAGAAGATCAGTTCAGGGGACCGGCCGATATCAACGGGTACGTGAGGGCTTTGAAGATGGGGTGCCGGAGCATCGAGCTGGACGTGAGCGACGGTTCAGACGATGAGCCCATCCTCTGCAATAGGAACAACATGGCCACGCCCCTTTCCGTCCGGAGTGTTCTGGAGGTGATAAATAAGTTTGCCTTCGTCGCTTCCGAGTATCCTCTCATTCTCTGCTTGGGGAATCACTGTTCTCTGCCGCAGCAGAGGGTCATGGTCCAGCAGATGAAAACGGTGTTCGGCAGCAAACTCTACACAGAGGCGCCTTTGCCGTCCGAGTCCTACCTCCCGTCACCGGAAAAACTAAAAAATAGGATCATCCTGAAGGGAAAGAAACTGCCCGCAGAGTCGGATCTGCTGGAAGGGGAAGTGACGGATGAGGATGAAGAGGCCGAAATGTCGCGGAGGATGTCCGGGGATTACAACGGTGAGCAGAAGCACGTTTGGCTCTGCCGGGAGCTCTCTGATTTGGTATCCATCTGTAAATCTGTCCAGCACAGGGATTTTGAACTGTCTATGAAAACCCAGAATTACTGGGAGATCTGTTCCTTCAGCGAAACGGAGGCCAGCCGGATCGCCAACGAATACCCGGAGGACTTTGTGAACTACAACAAGAGGTTCTTGTCAAGGGTCTACCCCAGCGCCATGCGGATAGATTCCAGTAACCCCAACCCGCAGGACTTCTGGAACTGCGGCTGTCAGATCGTCGCCATGAATTTCCAGACCCCGGGCCCAATGATGGACCTCCACACGGGCTGGTTTCTCCAAAACGGAGGGTGCGGCTATGTCCTGAGGCCGTCGGTTATGCGGGACGAGGTTTCCTACTTCAGCGCGAACACGAAGGGCGTTGTGCCCGGAGTGTCTCCCCTGGTCCTTCACATCAAGATCATCAGCGGTCAGAACTTTCCAAAGCCCAAGGGAGCCTGTGCCAAAGGGGATGT
This region of Arvicola amphibius chromosome 18, mArvAmp1.2, whole genome shotgun sequence genomic DNA includes:
- the Plcl1 gene encoding inactive phospholipase C-like protein 1, encoding MAEGAAAREGSVPLDAAGGEDDPRAAADAASGDAAPAASSGRMRDRRSGVALPGAAGPPGDTEAGLLEAARATPRRSSIIKDPSNQKCGGRKKTVSFSSMPSEKKISSASDCISFMQAGCELKKVRPNSRIYNRFFTLDVDLQALRWEPSKKDLEKAKLDISAIKEIRLGKNTETFRNNGLADQICEDCAFSILHGENYEPLDLVANSADVANIWVSGLRYLVSRSKQPLDFMEGNQNTPRFMWLKTVFEAADVDGNGIMLEDTSVELIKQLNPTLKESKIRLKFKEIQKSKEKLTTRVTEEEFCEAFCELCTRPEVYFLLVQISKNKEYLDADDLMLFLEAEQGVPHITEDMCLDIIRRYELSEEGRQKGFLAIDGFTQYLLSPECDIFDPEQKKVAQDMTQPISHYYINASHNTYLIEDQFRGPADINGYVRALKMGCRSIELDVSDGSDDEPILCNRNNMATPLSVRSVLEVINKFAFVASEYPLILCLGNHCSLPQQRVMVQQMKTVFGSKLYTEAPLPSESYLPSPEKLKNRIILKGKKLPAESDLLEGEVTDEDEEAEMSRRMSGDYNGEQKHVWLCRELSDLVSICKSVQHRDFELSMKTQNYWEICSFSETEASRIANEYPEDFVNYNKRFLSRVYPSAMRIDSSNPNPQDFWNCGCQIVAMNFQTPGPMMDLHTGWFLQNGGCGYVLRPSVMRDEVSYFSANTKGVVPGVSPLVLHIKIISGQNFPKPKGACAKGDVIDPYVCVEIHGIPADCSEQRTKTVQQNSDNPIFDETFEFQVNLPELTMVRFVVLDDDYIGDEFIGQYTIPFECLQPGYRHVPLRSFVGEIMEHVTLFVHIAITNRSGGGKAQKRSLSVRMGKKVREYTMLRNIGLKTIDDIFKIAVHPLREAIDMRENMQNAMVSVKELCGLPPIASLKQCLLTLSSRLITSDSAPSVSLVMKDSFPYLEPLGAMPDVQKKMLAAYDLMIQESRVVIETADTVQEKIVQCQKAGMEFHEELHNLGAKEGLKGRKLNKAIESFAWNMTVLKGQGDLLKNAKNEAIENMKQIQLACLSCGLSKGPGAGPEAKGKRSLEAIEEKESSEENGKL